The following proteins come from a genomic window of unidentified bacterial endosymbiont:
- the tuf gene encoding elongation factor Tu: protein MSKEKFTRSKPHINVGTIGHVDHGKTTLTAAITSVLAKHYGGQARAFDQIDNAPEEKARGITINTSHVEYDTPIRHYAHVDCPGHADYIKNMITGAAQMDGAILVVAATDGPMPQTREHILLARQVGVPYITVFLNKCDMVDDEELLELVELEIRELLTQYDFPGDDTPVIRGSALKALEGDPEWEKKIVELAEILDSYIPEPKRAIDKPFLLPIEDVFSISGRGTVVTGRVEQGIVKVGDEVEIVGIRDTTKTVVTGVEMFRKLLDEGRAGENVGVLLRGTKRDDIERGQVLAKPKSITPHTKFVAEVYVLTKEEGGRHTPFLKGYRPQFYFRTTDVTGIVELPAEVEMVMPGDKLQLTVTLIAPIAMTEGLNFAIREGGHTVGAGIVSKIIE from the coding sequence GTGTCTAAAGAGAAATTTACACGGAGCAAGCCACACATTAACGTGGGCACCATCGGCCATGTGGACCATGGAAAAACCACATTGACGGCGGCGATTACGTCAGTATTGGCGAAGCATTACGGTGGGCAGGCGCGGGCCTTTGACCAAATCGATAACGCGCCGGAAGAGAAAGCGCGCGGGATCACCATCAATACCTCTCACGTCGAGTATGACACGCCAATCCGCCACTATGCGCATGTCGACTGCCCAGGTCACGCGGACTACATTAAAAACATGATCACCGGTGCCGCCCAGATGGATGGTGCTATTTTAGTGGTTGCTGCGACTGATGGCCCGATGCCACAGACTCGAGAGCATATCCTATTAGCGCGTCAGGTGGGTGTCCCTTACATTACCGTCTTCCTGAACAAGTGCGACATGGTGGATGACGAAGAGCTGCTGGAGTTGGTGGAACTAGAGATCCGCGAACTGCTCACGCAATATGATTTCCCCGGGGATGATACCCCAGTGATTCGCGGTTCAGCGCTGAAAGCGCTGGAAGGGGATCCCGAGTGGGAGAAGAAAATTGTTGAGTTAGCGGAGATCTTAGACAGCTATATTCCAGAGCCTAAGCGGGCGATTGATAAGCCCTTTTTATTGCCGATTGAAGATGTCTTCTCAATCTCTGGCCGTGGAACCGTGGTGACTGGCCGGGTTGAGCAAGGGATTGTCAAGGTGGGTGATGAAGTAGAGATCGTCGGGATCCGTGACACCACCAAGACGGTGGTGACCGGCGTTGAGATGTTCCGCAAGCTCTTAGATGAGGGGCGTGCGGGTGAAAACGTCGGCGTGCTGCTGCGAGGCACTAAGCGAGATGACATTGAGCGCGGTCAGGTTTTGGCCAAGCCTAAGAGCATCACCCCCCACACCAAGTTTGTCGCGGAAGTGTATGTATTGACGAAAGAAGAGGGCGGCCGCCATACCCCGTTTTTGAAGGGGTATCGTCCGCAGTTCTACTTCCGTACGACTGACGTGACGGGCATCGTTGAGCTGCCGGCTGAGGTGGAGATGGTGATGCCAGGAGACAAGTTGCAACTGACCGTCACCTTAATTGCTCCCATCGCCATGACGGAAGGGTTGAACTTCGCTATCCGTGAAGGTGGCCATACCGTCGGCGCCGGGATAGTCTCTAAAATCATTGAATAG
- the fusA gene encoding elongation factor G, producing MARITPIERYRNIGISAHIDAGKTTTTERILFYTGVNHKIGEVHHGAATMDWMEQEQERGITITSAATTCFWAGMAHQFEPHRINIIDTPGHVDFTIEVERSMRVLDGAVMVYCAVGGVQPQSETVWRQAEKYKVPRIAFVNKMDRTGANFLRVVEQIKTRLGGVAVPIQLPIGAEEQFTGVIDLVKMKAINWCETDQGATFTYEAIPESLQELAAHWQQNLMETAAEASEVLMDKYLGGTPLTEEEINTALRQRLINNEIVLVTCGSAFKNKGVQAMLDAVVNYLPSPIEVPPVKGLKEDALTEDQRQASDKEPFSALAFKIASDPFVGTLTFFRVYSGVVKSGDTVLNSVKQKRERFGRIVQMHANKREEIKEVHAGDIAAAIGLKDITTGDTLCQLERPIILERMEFPEPVISVAVEPKTKADQEKMSTALGRLAQEDPSFRVRTDEESGQTIIAGMGELHLEILVERMRREFKVEANVGKPQVAYRETLRHSVEQEGKFIRQSGGRGQYGHVWLRLEPQEPGNGYQFINKVVGGVIPKEYISAIDKGVQEQLKGGVLAGYPIVDLQVTVYDGSYHDVDSSEIAFKVAASMAFKEGFLKAKPVLLEPIMRVEVETPEDYMGDVIGDLNRRRGIIEGMEDTAMAKTIRAQVPLSEMFGYATDLRSQTQGRASYSMEFCKYHEAPTHVAQAVIESRKSK from the coding sequence ATGGCGCGCATAACCCCTATCGAGCGTTACCGTAATATTGGTATTAGTGCTCATATTGATGCTGGCAAAACCACCACCACTGAGCGTATTCTCTTCTACACCGGTGTTAATCATAAAATTGGCGAGGTACACCACGGTGCTGCCACCATGGACTGGATGGAGCAAGAGCAAGAGCGTGGCATTACTATCACCTCAGCGGCTACTACCTGCTTTTGGGCGGGGATGGCACACCAATTTGAACCCCATCGCATCAATATTATCGATACCCCTGGCCATGTGGATTTCACGATTGAAGTTGAACGTTCGATGCGGGTGTTGGATGGTGCGGTGATGGTCTACTGTGCCGTGGGGGGCGTGCAGCCACAATCGGAAACCGTGTGGCGTCAAGCGGAGAAGTACAAAGTCCCGCGGATCGCTTTTGTGAATAAAATGGATCGCACCGGGGCTAATTTTCTACGGGTGGTGGAACAGATTAAAACTCGCCTGGGTGGCGTTGCCGTACCGATTCAGCTCCCGATTGGTGCTGAGGAGCAGTTTACCGGGGTCATCGATCTCGTCAAGATGAAAGCTATCAATTGGTGTGAAACCGATCAAGGCGCTACTTTTACTTATGAAGCTATCCCAGAATCGCTTCAGGAATTAGCCGCCCACTGGCAGCAAAATTTAATGGAAACGGCTGCAGAAGCTTCAGAAGTGTTGATGGATAAATATTTGGGGGGCACGCCACTCACCGAAGAGGAGATCAACACAGCACTGCGCCAACGCTTGATCAACAACGAGATTGTGCTCGTGACTTGCGGATCAGCTTTTAAAAACAAGGGCGTGCAGGCCATGCTGGATGCGGTGGTGAACTACCTGCCATCCCCTATCGAGGTGCCGCCGGTTAAGGGGCTCAAAGAAGATGCCCTCACCGAGGATCAGCGGCAAGCGAGTGATAAAGAACCCTTCTCAGCATTGGCCTTTAAAATTGCCAGTGATCCTTTTGTTGGCACACTAACGTTCTTTCGGGTCTACTCGGGTGTTGTGAAATCTGGTGATACGGTGCTTAATTCTGTTAAGCAGAAACGGGAGCGCTTTGGACGTATCGTACAGATGCATGCCAATAAGCGGGAAGAAATTAAAGAGGTACACGCCGGGGACATTGCCGCTGCGATTGGATTGAAGGATATCACGACTGGAGATACCTTGTGCCAATTAGAGAGGCCGATTATTTTAGAGCGTATGGAATTTCCTGAGCCGGTGATTTCGGTCGCTGTTGAGCCCAAAACCAAAGCCGACCAGGAAAAGATGAGCACCGCTCTGGGGCGTTTAGCACAAGAAGATCCCTCCTTTCGGGTACGCACCGACGAGGAGTCGGGTCAGACCATTATTGCCGGCATGGGTGAGTTGCATTTAGAGATCCTGGTTGAACGTATGCGCCGCGAATTTAAAGTCGAAGCTAATGTGGGTAAACCTCAAGTAGCTTATCGGGAAACGCTGCGGCACTCGGTTGAACAGGAAGGGAAATTTATTCGTCAATCGGGCGGGCGGGGTCAATATGGTCATGTCTGGTTGCGCCTGGAACCGCAAGAGCCAGGTAATGGTTATCAATTTATCAATAAAGTGGTTGGTGGGGTCATCCCGAAAGAGTATATTTCGGCCATCGATAAAGGGGTCCAAGAGCAGTTAAAAGGTGGTGTGTTGGCGGGCTATCCCATTGTGGATCTCCAGGTGACTGTTTATGATGGCTCCTACCATGATGTGGACTCCTCAGAAATTGCCTTTAAAGTGGCGGCTTCCATGGCCTTTAAAGAGGGTTTTCTGAAAGCTAAGCCAGTACTGTTAGAGCCGATCATGCGTGTTGAGGTGGAAACCCCTGAAGATTATATGGGTGATGTCATTGGTGATCTCAATCGGCGGCGTGGCATCATCGAAGGGATGGAAGATACTGCGATGGCTAAAACCATTCGGGCGCAAGTGCCCCTATCTGAAATGTTTGGTTATGCCACAGATTTACGCTCACAAACCCAAGGAAGAGCCAGTTATTCTATGGAATTTTGCAAATATCATGAAGCGCCAACCCATGTGGCACAAGCGGTTATTGAATCGCGCAAGAGCAAATAA
- the rpsG gene encoding 30S ribosomal protein S7 gives MPRRRVIGQRKILPDPKFGSELLAKFINVVMVDGKKSLAEGIVYTALESVAQRVGKTPLEAFEIALDHVRPTVEVKSRRVGGSTYQVPVEVRPVRRSALGMRWLVDAARKRGDKPMSVRLAAELADALENRGAAVKKREDVHRMAEANKAFAHYRW, from the coding sequence ATGCCACGTCGTCGTGTTATCGGCCAACGTAAAATTCTGCCTGATCCAAAATTTGGATCAGAGCTACTAGCTAAATTCATCAATGTGGTGATGGTTGATGGTAAAAAGTCACTGGCTGAAGGTATCGTCTATACCGCCTTGGAGTCGGTCGCCCAGCGTGTGGGGAAAACGCCCCTAGAGGCCTTTGAGATTGCACTAGATCATGTCCGTCCAACCGTTGAAGTGAAGTCCCGTCGGGTGGGGGGATCCACTTATCAAGTGCCAGTTGAAGTTCGCCCAGTGCGCCGCAGTGCTTTAGGGATGCGTTGGTTAGTGGATGCTGCGCGTAAACGCGGTGACAAGCCGATGTCAGTACGCCTAGCGGCGGAGCTGGCAGATGCTTTGGAAAACAGAGGGGCTGCGGTTAAAAAACGTGAGGATGTGCATCGGATGGCTGAAGCTAATAAGGCTTTTGCGCACTATCGGTGGTAG
- the rpsL gene encoding 30S ribosomal protein S12 has protein sequence MATINQLVRKPRVKKVVKSNVPALESCPQKRGVCTRVYTTTPKKPNSALRKVCRVRLTNGFEVTSYIGGEGHNLQEHSVVLIRGGRVKDLPGVRYHTVRGALDCAGVKDRKQCRSKYGVKKPNA, from the coding sequence ATGGCAACCATTAATCAGTTGGTGCGCAAACCGCGTGTTAAAAAGGTGGTCAAGAGTAACGTGCCGGCACTGGAGAGTTGTCCGCAAAAACGCGGCGTCTGTACCCGCGTGTACACGACAACCCCGAAAAAACCTAACTCAGCCCTGCGTAAAGTCTGCCGGGTACGGTTAACGAATGGTTTTGAGGTGACCTCTTACATCGGGGGTGAGGGACACAATTTGCAAGAGCACTCCGTGGTATTGATTCGGGGCGGTCGTGTCAAAGATCTTCCTGGGGTCCGTTATCATACAGTTCGTGGTGCCTTGGACTGTGCCGGTGTTAAAGATCGTAAACAGTGTCGCTCTAAATATGGGGTTAAAAAACCCAACGCTTAA